A window of Bacteroidota bacterium genomic DNA:
TTTAATGCCAAGACTTTCATAAAAAGCCAGATTGGGTTTGTAAGCGATAGCAAGGTCGCGGGTAGCATCTATGATGGCTTTGTTGAATTCAAAAATTGCATCATCGGCTTGACGGATATGAGCAGGAAACTTAGTAATATCAGGATCCAGACCGACACATAAAAATGATTTCTTGCGAAGGATAAGCTGAAATAACTCTTTTCGTGTCATGGAACAGAATATTTATTCGCTGATAGCTTCTTTGAGACGCTCAGCATTTTCAGCTATTTGAAGTGCATCAATTACTTCCTGCACTTCACCTTCCAATATCGTCTGGAGGTTATACAGCGTGAGATGTATGCGGTGGTCGGTTAAGCGGCTCTGCGGAAAATTATACGTTCTGATTTTGGCAGAACGGTCGCCGGTTGAAACCATGGTCTTTCTGCGACCTGATATTTCGTCAAGATATTTTTTGTATTCAAGCTCAAAAACGCGCGAACGAAGCACTACCAGCGCTTTGTCATAATTTTTCATCTGCGATTTCTGATCCTGACATGTAACTACAATGCCTGTAGGGATGTGTGTGAGACGAACAGCCGAATACGTAGTATTAACCGACTGACCACCGGGACCTGACGAACAGTAGGTGTCTTTGCGGATATCGGCATCTTTGATGTCAACGTCAAATTCATCCGCTTCCGGCAAAATCACCACCGATGCTGCTGAGGTATGAACGCGGCCCTGTGCTTCTGTTTTGGGAACACGCTGCACGCGATGCACCCCTGATTCATATTTGAGCAGTCCGTATACGCCGTCGCCTTTAACACTAAAAATTACTTCCTTGAAACCGCCCACAGTACCGTCGGCCTGGTCTACAATCTCCCATTTCCATTTCTTAATTTCGCAATAGCGGGTGTACATGCGGAACAGGTCGCCTGCAAAAAGGCTGGCTTCGTCGCCGCCACTGCCTGCACGAATTTCAACAATGGCATTCTTACCATCCTGAGGATCCCGAGGAAGCAATAACATTTGTATTTCTTCATCAAGTTTATCCTTGATGGCATTCTGATTATCAATATCTTCCTTGGCAAGCGATTTCAGCTCTTCATCTTTTTCATTAAATAGAATTTCTTTAGACGAAGCGAGATCTTTTACAACCTTCTCGTACTTTTTATATGCCTCAATAATAGGCGTAAGCTCTTTGTAATCTTTGCTCAGCTTGATATAACGCTTCATGTCCGACATTACTTCGGGGTCGTTCATCTGGGCGCCAATCTCTTCCCAACGGGTGTATATGGCCGATAATTTCTCTAACATAATTATAACAGTGTATCTTATAAACGCTGCAAAGTTACAATAAAAGTACCGTCCTGCAAGTAGTAAGGGTAGGATAACACCCAAAAAGCGCCGACAATTTTGCCGGCGCTCTGAATATTCAATGAAATGTAAATCAGTATTAAGCGGATTATATGTTGAGTAAAGCAATGCCAACAGTTATAGGATAAAGCTCCGGACCGTGGTCTTTTTTAAATAATGTATTCAGTGAGTATGAAGCAAAAATATCAAACCAACCGTAACCCAATCTTACCATAGCGCTGTAGCGGAACTGATTTAAATTGAAATCATCTTTGGTGCGGGGCTTGAATTTGGTGCCGTCTATTTCAGTTATTTGTTTGGTATATGATCCGATTTTCAGCGACCCGACTACACCTGCCGAAACATGAAAAGTGTTTTTCTTGTGAAGTTTTTTCGTATCGAACTGCAGCATTAACGGTACCTGCAGGAAAACAGCAGTCAGTTTACTTTTTGTATAAGTACGCGTACTGTCGTAAGTAAATGAAGTATAATTTGTGTCAGGTGTGAGGTAATTATGCTTATCCGTGAAGCGATAATTATTGAACTCAACTCCAAGTCCGGTAACCAAACCGAGATGCCTGCGCACGATTGGTATCCTGAATGATACAGGATTCAAATCTACAAACCATGAGCGTCCGTAATCCGGCTCAAGTGCCGAATATCCGTTAGGCATGCTGAATCCGTTATTATGGTTCATATAGCCGTTTATTCCTATGGCAACACCGGCCCATTGTGCCTTTGGTTTATCACCTTTCTTTGATTTGTGATGCTCTTTATCCTTGTCATCATTATTGTCTGTAATCGTGATATTCTTGTTTCCCATGCTAAACTTGGTGGTATCTGAGTCTTTTGAACCATTATAAGTGACTTCGGTTTCAATATTCACATTATTTTCACCGGTTGTGGCATCTGCCGATTTTTCGTTAACTGATGCGGCTCCGCTGATAGCAAGGTTCACGTATTTGGGCTTGGGTTTGTATTTTATATGCGATGCACCCGAAGCTGAGCCCGTGAGTGAATCGACTACATTCAATTTGGCATCTGCGGCCCCGCTTGTTTTGATGAAAGTGTTGCCTGTTTCAAGGTCCATTGATTTAAGATTGGCGGCTCCACTGGTTGTTATGTTATGAAATGCTGCAGTACCGCTGAGTTCAGCATCGGCTGCTCCCGAAAGGTTGGTTTCGAGGGTATGAACAGCAACGTCCATCTTCAGGATAACAGCCCCTGATGCCGATAATTTCAGGTTATCTGATGTGATACGATTGTCGCCGTATACTTCGCATGAGCTTGTGGCACGCAGGTTCTGCAGGTCTTTGCAAATGATGGTAATATCCAGTTTCGTGAAGTCACCTTCTTTAATATCAAATGTAAGGGTGCCGCCCGAAAGGCTGGTTTTAATATTTTCCTGAAGGTTTTCATCGGTCTCTATTTTTACGGCATCTGTTGCTCCCTGAGCAATGTGGTATGTAAAACGACCATCAAGGTTTATACCGGTAAAACTGCCGGGTGTGCGCTCCTGTGTAATTACCTTCCCGTTGCCTTCCTGCGCGAGAACTGTTCCGCTTACGAAAATGAACAGTGAAAAAAGTATTGATTTAATAATGGGTTGCGGTTTCATATTGCCTTAAGATTTGTGTGAGTGAATGTGGCTTTGTGCCGTGTTTTTATTTATGACGGAGCGCTCGTCGCAATAGTTACAGGTGGCGAAAAAATTATTTTTTTTCAGTTGTTTTATTATTCTCCCGGCCCAGAGCAAAGCTGGTAAGCTTTCCGTCATTATCAGTACGACGGTCAAGTATGAGATTACTGTTGGTGATACGATTGTACCCCGCAACACCAAGATAAGCAAGATCCCAAATAGAAAATTTGTCGGGTTCGGCGGATGGCTGTTTTTCACCACCTGCTTTTCGTATTTTTTTCAGACCTGTAGCTGCCAGATTTTGAAACCCGTTGTTTTCTTTCTCAAATTCCCGTTTACTGTCGGCCAGCACTTTTTGGTA
This region includes:
- a CDS encoding DUF2807 domain-containing protein codes for the protein MKPQPIIKSILFSLFIFVSGTVLAQEGNGKVITQERTPGSFTGINLDGRFTYHIAQGATDAVKIETDENLQENIKTSLSGGTLTFDIKEGDFTKLDITIICKDLQNLRATSSCEVYGDNRITSDNLKLSASGAVILKMDVAVHTLETNLSGAADAELSGTAAFHNITTSGAANLKSMDLETGNTFIKTSGAADAKLNVVDSLTGSASGASHIKYKPKPKYVNLAISGAASVNEKSADATTGENNVNIETEVTYNGSKDSDTTKFSMGNKNITITDNNDDKDKEHHKSKKGDKPKAQWAGVAIGINGYMNHNNGFSMPNGYSALEPDYGRSWFVDLNPVSFRIPIVRRHLGLVTGLGVEFNNYRFTDKHNYLTPDTNYTSFTYDSTRTYTKSKLTAVFLQVPLMLQFDTKKLHKKNTFHVSAGVVGSLKIGSYTKQITEIDGTKFKPRTKDDFNLNQFRYSAMVRLGYGWFDIFASYSLNTLFKKDHGPELYPITVGIALLNI
- the prfA gene encoding peptide chain release factor 1 — translated: MLEKLSAIYTRWEEIGAQMNDPEVMSDMKRYIKLSKDYKELTPIIEAYKKYEKVVKDLASSKEILFNEKDEELKSLAKEDIDNQNAIKDKLDEEIQMLLLPRDPQDGKNAIVEIRAGSGGDEASLFAGDLFRMYTRYCEIKKWKWEIVDQADGTVGGFKEVIFSVKGDGVYGLLKYESGVHRVQRVPKTEAQGRVHTSAASVVILPEADEFDVDIKDADIRKDTYCSSGPGGQSVNTTYSAVRLTHIPTGIVVTCQDQKSQMKNYDKALVVLRSRVFELEYKKYLDEISGRRKTMVSTGDRSAKIRTYNFPQSRLTDHRIHLTLYNLQTILEGEVQEVIDALQIAENAERLKEAISE